The following are from one region of the Silene latifolia isolate original U9 population chromosome 9, ASM4854445v1, whole genome shotgun sequence genome:
- the LOC141599667 gene encoding pre-mRNA-processing protein 40A-like isoform X1 has translation MANNPQYLGGPGPPLRPMVGSIPPLQNIPPPMPPQFRPVAQMHPSQHFTPSSQQYQSLGPGIPPMNLGMPPSQSHQMQFAQSIQQAPPRPIPPGHLPLLSQPVPLPNVQLNRPMSSGLPQPGQDLQMQNNFPPASGGPPVAPTTYAPNAYATSQYQPVSQMGLQGNTLPGTPVMASTNQGAALFTPVQQTGQPTPSPSNIKTADSQPKLASSSDWIEHIKNGRRYYYNKKTRKSTWEKPVELMSLVEMADATTDWKEYTSLDGKTYFYNKVTKQSKWKIPDELKLAREHAEKASCINEISVDSNVLASASLSDVRTPHNADDSVVNSTPVIVKPEADPCTSPTSSSPGLAKLPHEDPGTQTNAVEAQPPSEDFAATPGTVDTSVASAETILVPTSNALLDKEIEDSSKVVSVQDAEEANQSTGVSEKMDISARDDKPVEREAATYATKQEAKEAFKTLLESANVESDWTWEQAMRLIINDKRYGALKSLGERKQAFNEYLTHKRKQEAEERRARNKKAKEDFRKMLEECSELTSSTRWGKAVIMFGNDERFNAIERARDREDLFEEYLLELEEKESTKAEEDHLRYIMEYRKFLESCDFIKGNSQWRRVKDRLEVDERCSRLETMDRLKYFQEYVGDLEKEEEEQRRIQKEEIRKAERKNRDEFRKLLEGHISDGTLTAKTLWREYHSKVKDLPTYQAVSSNSSGSTPKELFEDVAEELNKKYEEDRTQIKDTVKSEKIPLSSTWTLEDFKAAIGNAISDSDVSEDNLKLVFEELLEKVREKEEKEAKRKKRLGDEFFNILCSIKDITGDSQWEDALPFFEACDEFRAIEEEAFSKQIFEEYLGELKEKEKERKRKEEKVMKEKEREREREREREREREREKKSRDRRDKDRKRDRDRGKERSKRDEEEAEPDLSDVSVLNESRKSGKDRDKKRRKRHQDADNSSSDRNDDHSRSSHRHSSEKKKSRNMDLPESDDDSKHKKHKREHHNGSRRKADNEELEDGELGNW, from the exons ATGGCGAACAACCCTCAATATTTGGGTGGACCGGGTCCG CCTCTTCGTCCAATGGTTGGGTCCATTCCTCCCCTGCAAAATATTCCTCCACCCATGCCTCCTCAG TTCCGACCAGTGGCTCAAATGCATCCATCACAACATTTTACGCCGTCATCTCAGCAATATCAGTCCCTTGGCCCAGGTATTCCTCCGATGAATTTAGGAATGCCTCCATCACAGAGCCACCAAATGCAGTTTGCTCAGTCAATTCAGCAGGCACCTCCAAGACCTATCCCTCCAGGTCATCTTCCTCTATTGTCACAGCCAGTGCCCTTGCCTAATGTTCAGTTAAACAGACCGATGTCTTCTGGATTACCACAACCTGGGCAAGATTTGCAGATGCAAAATAATTTTCCGCCTGCCTCAGGCGGTCCACCAGTTGCCCCAACAACATATGCT CCAAATGCTTATGCTACTTCTCAGTATCAGCCAGTGTCTCAAATGGGTCTTCAAGGCAATACTTTACCTGGTACGCCTGTGATGGCTTCTACAAACCAGGGTGCTGCTTTATTTACACCTGTGCAACAGACGGGACAACCTACACCATCCCCTTCTAATATTAAA ACAGCTGATTCCCAGCCTAAGCTTGCATCCTCCTCCGATTGGATTGAACACATTAAGAATGGAAGACG ATATTACTATAACAAAAAGACTCGGAAGTCTACCTGGGAGAAGCCTGTAGAATTGATGTCCCTAGTTGAG ATGGCCGATGCTACTACTGACTGGAAGGAATACACGAGTCTTGATGGAAAAAC GTACTTCTATAATAAGGTTACTAAACAATCGAAGTGGAAAATTCCCGACGAGCTCAAG TTGGCTAGGGAGCATGCAGAAAAGGCATCTTGCATTAATGAAATTTCAGTAGATTCTAATGTTTTAGCATCGGCCTCTCTTTCTGACGTTAGAACACCACACAATGCTGATGATTCTGTGGTAAATTCAACCCCAGTTATAGTGAAGCCAGAGGCGGATCCCTGTACTTCACCAACCTCATCTTCTCCAGGTTTGGCAAAATTGCCCCACGAGGATCCTGGGACACAGACAAATGCAGTTGAAGCTCAGCCTCCTTCTGAAGACTTTGCTGCAACTCCGGGAACTGTCGACACCAGTGTTGCTTCTGCTGAAACTATACTTGTACCAAC TTCAAATGCTCTTTTGGATAAAGAAATTGAAGATTCATCAAAAGTTGTTAGCGTGCAAGATGCAGAG GAAGCCAACCAAAGCACAGGCGTTAGTGAAAAGATGGATATTTCTGCCCGAGACGACAAACCAGTTGAACGTGAAGCAGCAACATATGCTACCAAACAG GAGGCAAAGGAAGCTTTTAAGACACTTCTTGAATCGGCAAATGTAGAATCTGACTGGACATGGGAACAG GCAATGAGGTTGATCATCAATGACAAAAGATATGGTGCGCTGAAATCACTTGGAGAAAGGAAGCAAGCTTTCAACGAG TACTTGACACATAAAAGAAAACAGGAAGCTGAGGAAAGGCGTGCTAGAAACAAAAAGGCTAAGGAGGACTTTAGGAAAATGCTGGAA gaaTGCAGTGAGTTAACATCATCGACTAGATGGGG CAAAGCTGTAATAATGTTTGGTAATGACGAACGTTTCAATGCCATTGAGCGAGCAAGAGATCGTGAAGATTTGTTTGAAGAATACTTACTTGAACTTGAAGAAAAG GAAAGTACAAAAGCAGAAGAAGACCATTTGCGGTATATAATGGAGTATAGGAAGTTTCTCGAATCGTGTGACTTCATTAAG GGTAATAGCCAATGGCGGAGAGTTAAAGATCGCTTGGAGGTTGATGAAAGATGTTCACGGCTTGAAACAATGGATCGTCTAAAATATTTTCAG GAATATGTTGGTGATTTGGAGAAAGAAGAGGAAGAGCAGAGGAGAATACAGAAG GAAGAGATAAGAAAAGCTGAGCGAAAAAACCGTGATGAGTTTCGGAAGTTATTGGAAGGGCATATTTCAGATGGCACTCTCACTGCCAAAACACTTTGGCGTGAGTATCACTCAAAG GTTAAAGATTTACCAACGTATCAGGCAGTCTCGTCCAATAGCTCAGGTTCTACTCCTAAAGAGTTGTTTGAAGATGTAGCTGAAGAGCTAAACAAAAAG TATGAAGAAGATAGGACCCAGATAAAGGATACTGTGAAGTCTGAAAAG ATTCCTTTATCTTCAACCTGGACTCTTGAAGACTTCAAGGCTGCCATTGGCAATGCGATCAGCGACTCTGATGTGTCAGAGGATAACTTGAAG CTAGTTTTTGAGGAGTTACTTGAGAAAGTtcgagaaaaggaagagaaagaagccAAAAGGAAAAAACGTCTTGGAGATGAATTTTTCAACATCCTATGTTCAATCAAG GATATTACTGGTGATTCACAGTGGGAGGATGCTCTGCCTTTTTTTGAAGCTTGTGACGAGTTTAG AGCTATAGAAGAAGAGGCTTTTTCCAAGCAGATATTTGAAGAGTACCTTGGGGAACtaaaagaaaaggagaaggagcgaaaaagaaaagaggagaag GTAATGAAAGAgaaagaaagggaaagagaaagagaaagagaaagagaaagagagagagaaagggagaaaAAGTCTAGGGACAGGCGGGACAAAGATAGGAAGCGTGACAGAGACAGAGGAAAGGAGCGAAGTAAAAGAGATGAGGAAGAAGCCGAACCTGATCTTAGTGACGTTTCTGTATTGAATGAGAGCCGGAAATCAGGGAAAGACAGGGATAAGAAGCGTCGCAAGCGCCATCAGGATGCAGATAATAGCAGTTCTGATAGGAATGATGATCATTCGAGAAGTTCTCATAGGCATAGCAGCGAAAAGAAAAAATCGAGAAAT ATGGATTTGCCTGAATCTGACGATGACAGTAAGCACAAAAAGCACAAGAGAGAGCACCATAACGGCTCTCGTAGAAAGGCAGACAATGAAGAGCTTGAAGATGGGGAACTTG GTAACTGGTGA
- the LOC141599667 gene encoding pre-mRNA-processing protein 40A-like isoform X2, whose product MAIQVAHDNMFQTKNYNKPTPFGLPPRDSLMRCCNFFWWFYDRLSNHGALRHWYPTIVIQFNLMADATTDWKEYTSLDGKTYFYNKVTKQSKWKIPDELKLAREHAEKASCINEISVDSNVLASASLSDVRTPHNADDSVVNSTPVIVKPEADPCTSPTSSSPGLAKLPHEDPGTQTNAVEAQPPSEDFAATPGTVDTSVASAETILVPTSNALLDKEIEDSSKVVSVQDAEEANQSTGVSEKMDISARDDKPVEREAATYATKQEAKEAFKTLLESANVESDWTWEQAMRLIINDKRYGALKSLGERKQAFNEYLTHKRKQEAEERRARNKKAKEDFRKMLEECSELTSSTRWGKAVIMFGNDERFNAIERARDREDLFEEYLLELEEKESTKAEEDHLRYIMEYRKFLESCDFIKGNSQWRRVKDRLEVDERCSRLETMDRLKYFQEYVGDLEKEEEEQRRIQKEEIRKAERKNRDEFRKLLEGHISDGTLTAKTLWREYHSKVKDLPTYQAVSSNSSGSTPKELFEDVAEELNKKYEEDRTQIKDTVKSEKIPLSSTWTLEDFKAAIGNAISDSDVSEDNLKLVFEELLEKVREKEEKEAKRKKRLGDEFFNILCSIKDITGDSQWEDALPFFEACDEFRAIEEEAFSKQIFEEYLGELKEKEKERKRKEEKVMKEKEREREREREREREREREKKSRDRRDKDRKRDRDRGKERSKRDEEEAEPDLSDVSVLNESRKSGKDRDKKRRKRHQDADNSSSDRNDDHSRSSHRHSSEKKKSRNMDLPESDDDSKHKKHKREHHNGSRRKADNEELEDGELGNW is encoded by the exons ATGGCGATCCAAGTTGCACATGATAATATGTTTCAGACGAAGAATTATAACAAACCAACGCCATTTGGTTTACCTCCAAGAGATAGTCTTATGCGTTGCTGCAATTTTTTTTGGTGGTTTTATGACCGATTAAGCAATCATGGAGCTCTTCGTCATTG GTATCCAACTATAGTCATTCAGTTCAATCTG ATGGCCGATGCTACTACTGACTGGAAGGAATACACGAGTCTTGATGGAAAAAC GTACTTCTATAATAAGGTTACTAAACAATCGAAGTGGAAAATTCCCGACGAGCTCAAG TTGGCTAGGGAGCATGCAGAAAAGGCATCTTGCATTAATGAAATTTCAGTAGATTCTAATGTTTTAGCATCGGCCTCTCTTTCTGACGTTAGAACACCACACAATGCTGATGATTCTGTGGTAAATTCAACCCCAGTTATAGTGAAGCCAGAGGCGGATCCCTGTACTTCACCAACCTCATCTTCTCCAGGTTTGGCAAAATTGCCCCACGAGGATCCTGGGACACAGACAAATGCAGTTGAAGCTCAGCCTCCTTCTGAAGACTTTGCTGCAACTCCGGGAACTGTCGACACCAGTGTTGCTTCTGCTGAAACTATACTTGTACCAAC TTCAAATGCTCTTTTGGATAAAGAAATTGAAGATTCATCAAAAGTTGTTAGCGTGCAAGATGCAGAG GAAGCCAACCAAAGCACAGGCGTTAGTGAAAAGATGGATATTTCTGCCCGAGACGACAAACCAGTTGAACGTGAAGCAGCAACATATGCTACCAAACAG GAGGCAAAGGAAGCTTTTAAGACACTTCTTGAATCGGCAAATGTAGAATCTGACTGGACATGGGAACAG GCAATGAGGTTGATCATCAATGACAAAAGATATGGTGCGCTGAAATCACTTGGAGAAAGGAAGCAAGCTTTCAACGAG TACTTGACACATAAAAGAAAACAGGAAGCTGAGGAAAGGCGTGCTAGAAACAAAAAGGCTAAGGAGGACTTTAGGAAAATGCTGGAA gaaTGCAGTGAGTTAACATCATCGACTAGATGGGG CAAAGCTGTAATAATGTTTGGTAATGACGAACGTTTCAATGCCATTGAGCGAGCAAGAGATCGTGAAGATTTGTTTGAAGAATACTTACTTGAACTTGAAGAAAAG GAAAGTACAAAAGCAGAAGAAGACCATTTGCGGTATATAATGGAGTATAGGAAGTTTCTCGAATCGTGTGACTTCATTAAG GGTAATAGCCAATGGCGGAGAGTTAAAGATCGCTTGGAGGTTGATGAAAGATGTTCACGGCTTGAAACAATGGATCGTCTAAAATATTTTCAG GAATATGTTGGTGATTTGGAGAAAGAAGAGGAAGAGCAGAGGAGAATACAGAAG GAAGAGATAAGAAAAGCTGAGCGAAAAAACCGTGATGAGTTTCGGAAGTTATTGGAAGGGCATATTTCAGATGGCACTCTCACTGCCAAAACACTTTGGCGTGAGTATCACTCAAAG GTTAAAGATTTACCAACGTATCAGGCAGTCTCGTCCAATAGCTCAGGTTCTACTCCTAAAGAGTTGTTTGAAGATGTAGCTGAAGAGCTAAACAAAAAG TATGAAGAAGATAGGACCCAGATAAAGGATACTGTGAAGTCTGAAAAG ATTCCTTTATCTTCAACCTGGACTCTTGAAGACTTCAAGGCTGCCATTGGCAATGCGATCAGCGACTCTGATGTGTCAGAGGATAACTTGAAG CTAGTTTTTGAGGAGTTACTTGAGAAAGTtcgagaaaaggaagagaaagaagccAAAAGGAAAAAACGTCTTGGAGATGAATTTTTCAACATCCTATGTTCAATCAAG GATATTACTGGTGATTCACAGTGGGAGGATGCTCTGCCTTTTTTTGAAGCTTGTGACGAGTTTAG AGCTATAGAAGAAGAGGCTTTTTCCAAGCAGATATTTGAAGAGTACCTTGGGGAACtaaaagaaaaggagaaggagcgaaaaagaaaagaggagaag GTAATGAAAGAgaaagaaagggaaagagaaagagaaagagaaagagaaagagagagagaaagggagaaaAAGTCTAGGGACAGGCGGGACAAAGATAGGAAGCGTGACAGAGACAGAGGAAAGGAGCGAAGTAAAAGAGATGAGGAAGAAGCCGAACCTGATCTTAGTGACGTTTCTGTATTGAATGAGAGCCGGAAATCAGGGAAAGACAGGGATAAGAAGCGTCGCAAGCGCCATCAGGATGCAGATAATAGCAGTTCTGATAGGAATGATGATCATTCGAGAAGTTCTCATAGGCATAGCAGCGAAAAGAAAAAATCGAGAAAT ATGGATTTGCCTGAATCTGACGATGACAGTAAGCACAAAAAGCACAAGAGAGAGCACCATAACGGCTCTCGTAGAAAGGCAGACAATGAAGAGCTTGAAGATGGGGAACTTG GTAACTGGTGA